One genomic window of Nakamurella panacisegetis includes the following:
- a CDS encoding DinB family protein, with the protein MSSTETIIDERADLLEILRTRRRFLIYTANGLTHEQAAAAPTVSALCIGGLIKHVAKTEAGWLDFIEQGPSAMDGGKPFSEWGEAEFTARANEFKLLPEESLDGVLAAYAAVAIRTEALLTSLPDLGVSQPLPTAPWFKPGARQSARQVFLHIACETAQHAGHADIIREAIDGQKTMG; encoded by the coding sequence ATGAGCAGCACCGAGACGATCATCGACGAGCGGGCCGATCTGCTGGAAATCCTGCGGACACGTCGACGCTTCCTGATCTACACGGCCAACGGCCTTACCCACGAGCAGGCCGCGGCCGCTCCGACGGTGAGCGCCCTGTGCATCGGCGGGCTGATCAAGCACGTCGCCAAGACCGAGGCCGGCTGGCTGGACTTCATCGAACAGGGCCCGTCGGCGATGGACGGCGGCAAACCGTTCTCGGAGTGGGGCGAGGCCGAGTTCACCGCTCGGGCCAATGAGTTCAAGCTGCTGCCGGAGGAGTCGCTGGACGGGGTGCTGGCCGCGTACGCGGCCGTCGCCATCCGGACCGAGGCCCTGCTGACGAGCCTGCCCGATCTCGGGGTGTCACAGCCGCTGCCGACGGCGCCGTGGTTCAAGCCGGGTGCCCGTCAGTCGGCCCGTCAGGTGTTCCTGCACATCGCCTGCGAGACGGCGCAGCACGCCGGACACGCCGACATCATCCGCGAGGCCATCGACGGGCAGAAGACCATGGGCTGA
- a CDS encoding ThuA domain-containing protein, which translates to MEQLKVLVWGENRHEQVEPHVAERYPTGMHGAIADGIRENLGDTARVRTAVFDDPEHGLTEEVLADTDVLTWWGHAAHGEVDDAVVERVHRHVLAGMGLVVLHSGHWSKIFGKLMGTSCTLRWRSEHDRELVWTVDPTHPIAQGVPNPIIIEEQEMYGEFFDIPVPDELIFISGFTGGEVFRSGCTFKRGFGKIFYFSPGDQDFPVYFHKDVRRVISNGVQWARTVRPERSAPTLLRYDTDDFYNGQDYRGPIEAHDDDADAPVPA; encoded by the coding sequence ATGGAGCAGCTGAAAGTCCTGGTCTGGGGCGAGAACCGCCACGAGCAGGTCGAACCCCACGTCGCCGAGCGGTACCCGACCGGCATGCACGGAGCCATCGCCGACGGGATCCGGGAGAACCTCGGTGACACCGCTCGCGTCCGGACCGCCGTGTTCGACGACCCGGAGCACGGTCTCACCGAGGAGGTGCTGGCCGACACCGACGTCCTGACCTGGTGGGGACACGCCGCCCACGGTGAGGTCGACGACGCCGTGGTGGAGCGGGTGCACCGTCACGTGCTGGCCGGCATGGGACTGGTGGTGCTGCATTCCGGGCACTGGTCGAAGATCTTCGGCAAGCTGATGGGCACCAGCTGCACGCTGCGCTGGCGCAGCGAGCACGACCGCGAGCTTGTGTGGACGGTCGACCCGACCCACCCGATCGCACAGGGCGTGCCGAACCCGATCATCATCGAGGAACAGGAGATGTACGGCGAGTTCTTCGACATCCCGGTGCCCGACGAACTGATCTTCATCAGTGGCTTCACCGGGGGTGAGGTGTTCCGCAGCGGCTGCACCTTCAAGCGTGGCTTCGGCAAGATCTTCTACTTCTCGCCCGGAGACCAGGACTTCCCGGTCTACTTCCACAAGGACGTACGTCGGGTGATCTCCAACGGCGTGCAGTGGGCCCGCACCGTCCGTCCCGAGCGGTCCGCCCCGACCCTGCTGCGGTACGACACCGACGATTTCTACAACGGCCAGGACTACCGCGGCCCGATCGAGGCCCACGACGACGACGCGGACGCCCCGGTCCCCGCCTGA
- a CDS encoding Gfo/Idh/MocA family protein codes for MNFRTIPDDGQPLKVVLVGVGGMGQAWLRAIEGCPEVELVGLVDLNVAAAQAIADGLDRRVTVGADAVAVAAISGGQAVIDVTVPVAHHPVTTASLFAGLPVLGEKPVASTVAQGLSLAAASEITGELFMVSQSRRYNDQLWEFKEQIAAIGPAGVLTTEFFKAPHFGGFRDEMDHPLLLDMAVHQLDSARYLLGGDPISVYCEEYNPSWSWYRGDAGCTAIFEMAGGARYVFTGSWCSPGLETSWNGSWRASGEHGSALWNGDQAPEVEALGSTQPIAGARPLGDGIDGSLREFVHALRTGETPMGEVHENVYSLAMVEAAIESGRRRARVVLADVMTAALDTALETEAREDVSVVLKSWQASGGYRG; via the coding sequence ATGAACTTCAGAACCATTCCCGATGACGGCCAGCCCCTGAAGGTCGTCCTGGTCGGGGTCGGCGGCATGGGCCAGGCCTGGCTGCGGGCGATCGAGGGCTGCCCCGAGGTGGAGCTGGTCGGGCTGGTCGACCTGAATGTCGCTGCGGCGCAGGCGATCGCCGACGGGCTGGACCGCCGCGTGACGGTCGGTGCGGACGCGGTGGCGGTGGCGGCGATCAGCGGGGGACAGGCCGTCATCGACGTCACCGTCCCCGTCGCGCACCACCCGGTCACCACGGCGTCGCTGTTCGCCGGCCTGCCGGTGCTGGGCGAGAAGCCGGTGGCTTCCACTGTGGCCCAGGGTCTTTCCCTGGCCGCAGCGTCCGAGATCACCGGTGAGCTGTTCATGGTCAGCCAGTCGCGGCGGTACAACGACCAGCTCTGGGAGTTCAAGGAGCAGATCGCCGCGATCGGGCCGGCCGGCGTGCTGACCACGGAATTCTTCAAGGCCCCGCATTTCGGCGGATTCCGTGACGAGATGGATCACCCGCTCCTGCTCGACATGGCAGTCCACCAACTGGATTCGGCTCGATACCTGCTCGGCGGCGACCCGATCTCGGTGTACTGCGAGGAGTACAACCCGTCCTGGAGCTGGTACCGCGGAGACGCCGGCTGCACGGCGATCTTCGAGATGGCCGGCGGCGCCCGGTATGTCTTCACCGGCAGCTGGTGCAGTCCCGGCCTGGAAACCTCGTGGAACGGCTCATGGCGAGCCAGCGGCGAGCACGGCAGCGCGCTCTGGAACGGCGACCAGGCCCCGGAGGTGGAGGCGCTCGGATCCACCCAGCCCATCGCCGGTGCCCGCCCGCTCGGCGACGGCATCGACGGGTCGTTGCGGGAGTTTGTCCACGCCCTGCGCACCGGCGAGACTCCGATGGGCGAGGTGCACGAGAACGTGTACAGCCTGGCCATGGTCGAGGCGGCGATCGAGTCGGGCCGCCGCCGGGCCAGGGTCGTGCTGGCCGACGTGATGACCGCAGCCCTCGACACCGCCCTGGAAACCGAAGCGCGCGAGGACGTCTCGGTGGTCCTGAAGTCGTGGCAGGCGTCCGGAGGGTACCGCGGCTGA
- a CDS encoding LLM class F420-dependent oxidoreductase — MTSHPIRIGVQLQPQHADYSQIRDAVMRSEEKGVDVVFNWDHFYPLTGDPDGKHFECWTMLAAWAEQTERVELGALVTCGGYRNPDLLADMARTVDHIAGGRLILGIGSGWFEKDYDNYGYDFTTAGERLNLLGEYLPRIKSRFGKLNPPPTRDIPILIGGGGEKKTLRYVAEYADVWHVFGDHETLVRKARILDEHCAVVGRDPDQIQRSTAVSGGPEKGGAADAMVDLGFSLFTVGISGPDYDLSQLDAWLAWRDQHND, encoded by the coding sequence ATGACTTCACACCCGATCAGAATCGGCGTCCAACTGCAGCCGCAGCACGCCGACTACAGCCAGATCCGCGACGCTGTCATGCGCTCCGAGGAGAAGGGCGTCGACGTGGTCTTCAACTGGGACCACTTCTACCCGCTGACCGGCGATCCGGACGGTAAGCACTTCGAGTGCTGGACCATGCTGGCAGCCTGGGCCGAGCAGACCGAACGGGTCGAGCTGGGCGCACTCGTCACCTGCGGTGGTTATCGGAATCCCGACCTGCTGGCCGACATGGCCCGCACCGTCGATCACATCGCGGGCGGCCGCCTGATCCTGGGGATCGGCAGCGGCTGGTTCGAGAAGGACTACGACAACTACGGCTATGACTTCACCACCGCCGGCGAGCGTCTGAACCTGCTGGGCGAGTACCTGCCACGGATCAAGTCGCGGTTCGGGAAGCTGAACCCGCCACCCACCCGCGACATCCCGATCCTGATCGGTGGAGGCGGCGAGAAGAAGACCCTCCGCTACGTGGCCGAGTACGCCGATGTCTGGCACGTCTTCGGCGACCACGAGACCCTGGTCCGCAAGGCGCGGATCCTGGACGAGCACTGCGCCGTCGTCGGGCGCGATCCCGACCAGATCCAGCGGTCGACGGCGGTGTCCGGTGGACCGGAGAAGGGTGGCGCCGCCGACGCGATGGTCGACCTCGGGTTCAGCCTGTTCACCGTCGGGATCAGCGGTCCCGACTACGACCTCTCCCAGCTCGACGCCTGGCTCGCCTGGCGCGACCAGCACAACGACTGA
- a CDS encoding carbohydrate ABC transporter permease, whose translation MTTATVPAAVKATKGTSRRQRRSWINTVLGVIFLCIMLFPVYWMLNASLQPGGGALSTSWFPTHPDFSGYRTAISEQGRHLMTSLLIAIGSVIFSLIIATPAAYALAQFKMRGTSLVLFGILISQMIPGIVVANALYSAYNDLGILNTYGGLILADSSAGIPFAILIMRAYMTTIPKPIIEAARVDGAGHFRAFISVVVPVSRNAIITGALFTFLFTWSDFLFALTLTTGDSVQPVTLGIFQYIGAHVQDWSSVMATAVLASLPAVILLVLAQKFIAAGATGGAVK comes from the coding sequence ATGACAACGGCAACCGTCCCCGCGGCCGTCAAGGCGACCAAGGGCACCTCCCGTCGGCAGCGTCGCTCGTGGATCAACACGGTCCTCGGAGTGATCTTCCTGTGCATCATGTTGTTCCCCGTGTACTGGATGCTCAACGCGTCGCTGCAGCCCGGCGGCGGCGCGTTGAGCACCAGCTGGTTTCCGACCCATCCGGACTTCTCCGGATACCGGACGGCCATCAGCGAGCAGGGCCGCCACCTGATGACCAGCCTGCTGATCGCCATCGGCAGCGTGATCTTCTCGCTGATCATCGCCACGCCGGCGGCCTATGCGCTGGCCCAGTTCAAGATGCGGGGCACCAGCCTGGTGCTGTTCGGCATCCTGATCAGCCAGATGATCCCGGGCATCGTCGTGGCCAACGCGCTGTACAGCGCCTACAACGACCTGGGCATCCTGAACACCTACGGCGGGCTGATCCTGGCCGATTCCAGTGCCGGCATCCCGTTCGCGATCCTGATCATGCGGGCCTACATGACGACCATCCCCAAGCCGATCATCGAGGCGGCCCGGGTGGACGGAGCCGGGCACTTCCGGGCCTTCATCTCGGTCGTTGTCCCGGTCAGCCGCAACGCGATCATCACCGGTGCCCTGTTCACCTTCCTGTTCACCTGGAGCGACTTCCTGTTCGCTTTGACCCTGACCACCGGCGACAGTGTGCAACCGGTGACTTTGGGAATCTTCCAGTACATCGGGGCACACGTGCAGGACTGGAGCTCGGTGATGGCGACCGCCGTACTGGCGTCGCTCCCGGCCGTCATCCTGCTGGTGCTGGCCCAGAAGTTCATCGCCGCCGGAGCCACCGGCGGAGCCGTCAAATAG
- a CDS encoding alpha/beta fold hydrolase, with protein sequence MFDDEVTLLSEVEHPAYGAIRVPDGRALAWAEYGSARGLPCILIPDVGSSRLAPAWLLHDSALPSAVRLLALDRPGTGASDPIGLGGQEDPAEDLRRLVDTLAVGRVAVIGIGQGIDDVFAFASRYPRLVASVTAVSARMTDPLPARRSLRRPFGERATHPAGGLFGAWLTALGSGDLTKESTWAKAIPRMSSEIRAALGDRWLEEDFRAAVAVDAEQTQQIWGTVSRPPATNAWLANPNTEGVPVHLWHGQNEGLTSVSDVRSAVGARPGWEVTAAAGPTAVLGIWPQILSTAASSFRAVSAA encoded by the coding sequence ATGTTCGACGACGAAGTCACCCTGCTGTCGGAGGTCGAACACCCCGCCTACGGAGCCATCCGCGTGCCCGACGGGCGGGCGCTGGCCTGGGCCGAGTACGGAAGTGCCCGCGGCCTGCCGTGCATCCTGATCCCCGACGTGGGGTCGTCCCGTCTGGCTCCGGCCTGGCTCCTGCACGACTCGGCTCTACCGTCGGCCGTCCGGTTGCTCGCCCTGGACCGGCCCGGTACCGGTGCATCGGATCCGATCGGTCTCGGCGGCCAGGAGGACCCGGCGGAGGACCTTCGCCGCTTGGTCGACACCCTCGCCGTCGGGCGGGTCGCCGTCATCGGGATCGGTCAGGGCATCGACGACGTCTTCGCGTTCGCGTCCCGCTACCCGCGGTTGGTGGCCTCGGTGACCGCCGTGTCGGCCCGCATGACGGATCCGCTACCGGCTCGGCGCAGCCTGCGGCGGCCGTTCGGTGAGCGCGCCACGCACCCGGCCGGCGGTCTGTTCGGGGCCTGGCTCACGGCCCTGGGTTCGGGCGACCTGACGAAGGAATCCACCTGGGCGAAGGCGATCCCGCGGATGTCCTCCGAGATCAGGGCGGCGCTCGGTGACCGTTGGCTGGAGGAGGACTTCCGCGCCGCGGTCGCCGTCGACGCCGAGCAGACCCAGCAGATCTGGGGCACCGTCTCGCGTCCGCCGGCCACCAACGCCTGGCTCGCCAACCCGAACACCGAGGGCGTGCCGGTGCATCTGTGGCACGGGCAGAACGAAGGTCTGACCAGCGTGTCCGACGTCCGCAGCGCCGTCGGCGCCCGTCCCGGCTGGGAGGTCACCGCCGCCGCCGGCCCCACCGCCGTCCTGGGAATCTGGCCGCAGATCCTGTCCACAGCGGCCAGCTCGTTCCGGGCCGTCTCCGCCGCCTGA
- a CDS encoding GH1 family beta-glucosidase: MTSSNRTFPDGFLWGSATASYQIEGAATEGGRGPSIWDTFSHTPGKVLGGDTGDVADDHYHRWPEDVQHIKNLGLHAYRFSISWPRVQPGGSGEFNAEGIAFYSNLVDALIEAGVQPVVTLYHWDLPQELEDEGGWANRETAFRFAAYAERMARELGDRISVWTTLNEPWCAAYLGYASGVHAPGLTDGAKALAAVHHLNLAHGLAGRAVRKVLGPDTKISVTLNLHVTHPVDPSSADDRAAVRKIDNLGNEAFLQPMLDGRYPAELLEQTAHITDWAFVQDGDLELINIPLSILGVNYYSSSRAQKFSGIGEKREADNHGDGAASPWVGADDVEFLPQPGPYTSMGWNIDPASFTSLLVDVGTRYPGTPLMVTENGAAFHDTVSADGRVHDADRVDYLYRHLDAVGAALDAGIDLRGYFVWSLLDNFEWSFGYDRRFGIIRVDFQTLERSWKDSAYWYRTLATTNGLPGRDVTY, translated from the coding sequence GTGACGAGCAGCAACCGAACCTTCCCCGACGGCTTCCTCTGGGGCTCGGCGACCGCGTCGTACCAGATCGAGGGGGCCGCCACCGAGGGTGGTCGAGGACCGTCGATCTGGGACACCTTCAGCCACACCCCGGGCAAGGTGCTCGGCGGGGACACCGGCGACGTCGCCGACGACCACTACCACCGGTGGCCCGAGGACGTTCAGCACATCAAGAACCTCGGCCTGCACGCCTACCGCTTCTCCATCTCCTGGCCACGGGTGCAACCGGGCGGCTCGGGCGAGTTCAACGCCGAGGGCATCGCGTTCTACTCGAACCTGGTCGATGCGCTGATCGAGGCGGGCGTGCAGCCGGTGGTCACGCTGTACCACTGGGACCTCCCGCAGGAACTCGAGGACGAGGGCGGCTGGGCCAACCGCGAGACCGCGTTCCGGTTCGCCGCCTACGCCGAGCGGATGGCCCGTGAGCTGGGTGACCGGATCTCGGTCTGGACCACGCTCAACGAACCGTGGTGCGCGGCCTACCTGGGCTACGCCTCCGGCGTGCACGCCCCCGGCCTGACCGACGGCGCGAAGGCCCTGGCCGCGGTGCACCACCTGAACCTGGCCCACGGCCTGGCCGGCCGGGCCGTCCGGAAGGTGCTGGGGCCGGACACCAAGATCTCGGTGACCCTGAACCTGCACGTCACGCACCCGGTCGATCCGTCGTCGGCGGACGACCGGGCGGCCGTCCGCAAGATCGACAACCTGGGCAACGAGGCCTTCCTGCAGCCGATGCTGGACGGCCGGTACCCGGCCGAGCTGCTGGAGCAGACCGCGCACATCACCGACTGGGCGTTCGTCCAGGACGGGGACCTGGAACTGATCAACATCCCGCTGAGCATCCTGGGCGTCAACTACTACTCGTCCTCGCGGGCGCAGAAGTTCTCCGGCATCGGCGAGAAGCGCGAAGCGGACAACCACGGCGACGGCGCCGCCAGCCCGTGGGTCGGCGCGGACGACGTCGAGTTCCTGCCCCAGCCCGGCCCGTACACGTCGATGGGCTGGAACATCGACCCCGCCTCGTTCACGTCACTGCTGGTCGACGTGGGTACGCGCTACCCCGGAACGCCTCTGATGGTCACGGAGAACGGTGCCGCGTTCCACGACACCGTGTCGGCCGACGGGCGGGTCCACGACGCCGACCGGGTCGACTACCTCTACCGGCACCTGGACGCCGTCGGGGCGGCCCTGGACGCCGGGATCGATCTGCGCGGCTACTTCGTCTGGTCGTTGCTGGACAACTTCGAGTGGTCCTTCGGCTACGACCGCCGATTCGGCATCATCCGGGTCGACTTCCAGACCCTGGAGCGCAGCTGGAAGGACTCGGCCTACTGGTACCGGACCCTGGCCACGACCAACGGCCTGCCGGGCCGGGACGTCACGTACTGA
- the yicI gene encoding alpha-xylosidase, with protein MKFSDGYWQTRPGFTVLRPIDIAEVTSGPDYLQVLAPAKPSTGRGWDLNLATATLTLSSPMTDVIKVRIEHHSGALDPGPHFVLPGAGPTPVRIRIDDTVAELTSGDLSAVVRRGEPLRIDFRAGGRTLTSSLPRGIGLVTDDAAQSHVFQQLSMAVGDLVYGLGERFGPVVKNGQTVDIWNEDGGTASEQAYKNVPFYLTNAGYGVFVNHPERVSFEIGSEAVSRNQFSVPGQHLEYFVIHGPSPKQILSRYTALTGRPPQVPSWSFGLWLSTSFTTSYDEATVSGFIAGMAEREIPLSVFHFDCYWMRGFRLCDLEWDPVTFPEPEAMLARLKADGLKVCVWINPYIAQQSALFAEGRDGGYLVKRPDGSVWQWDMWQAGMALVDFTNPDAVRWYTGHLGRLLDQGVDAFKTDFGERIPIDVVWHDGSDPLRMHNYYTQLYNRAVYELLRQRRGDGEAVLFARSATAGGQQFPVHWGGDSESNYPSMAETLRGGLSLAYSGFGYWSHDIGGFEGTPDPAVFKRWLPFGLLSSHSRLHGSGSVRAPWAFGEEAVDVARKFTRLKLSLMPYLARIASETTDRGYPMLRPMLLEFPDDRTTAHLDTQYMLGDSLLVAPVFSDDGDVEYYVPEGVWTHLLTGGTVTGPRWVRETHGYDSVPLLVRPGTVLPVAADDGTTEFVAADGVILHLFELAVGFESTVAAGSARFHVRRTSERIVVTRTAGTGPWSVVLDGEATPAGGDVWVH; from the coding sequence ATGAAGTTCAGCGACGGCTACTGGCAGACCCGACCGGGCTTCACCGTGCTGCGCCCGATTGACATCGCCGAGGTCACGTCCGGGCCTGACTACCTCCAGGTGCTGGCGCCGGCCAAGCCGTCGACGGGCCGGGGCTGGGACCTCAACCTGGCCACGGCGACGCTCACGCTGTCCTCGCCGATGACCGACGTGATCAAGGTGCGGATCGAGCACCACTCCGGCGCGCTCGATCCCGGACCGCACTTCGTCCTCCCCGGTGCCGGTCCGACGCCGGTCCGGATCCGGATCGACGACACCGTGGCCGAGTTGACGTCCGGTGACCTTTCGGCCGTCGTCCGCCGGGGCGAACCGTTGCGGATCGACTTCCGGGCGGGTGGTCGGACGCTGACCAGCAGCCTCCCCCGCGGCATCGGACTGGTCACCGACGATGCGGCGCAGTCCCATGTGTTCCAACAGTTGTCGATGGCCGTCGGCGATCTGGTCTACGGCCTCGGGGAACGATTCGGCCCGGTGGTGAAGAACGGCCAGACCGTCGACATCTGGAACGAGGACGGCGGGACGGCCAGCGAGCAGGCGTACAAGAACGTCCCGTTCTATCTGACCAACGCCGGCTACGGCGTGTTCGTCAACCATCCGGAACGGGTCTCGTTCGAGATCGGGTCGGAGGCGGTGAGTCGGAACCAGTTCTCGGTACCCGGACAGCACCTGGAGTACTTCGTCATCCACGGGCCGTCCCCGAAACAGATCCTGTCCCGCTACACGGCTCTGACCGGCCGCCCGCCCCAGGTGCCGTCCTGGTCGTTCGGGTTGTGGCTGTCCACGTCGTTCACCACCAGCTACGACGAGGCGACGGTCTCCGGCTTCATCGCCGGCATGGCCGAACGCGAGATCCCGTTGAGCGTCTTCCACTTCGACTGCTACTGGATGCGCGGGTTCCGGTTGTGCGACCTGGAGTGGGACCCGGTGACCTTCCCCGAACCGGAGGCCATGCTGGCCCGGCTGAAGGCCGATGGGCTGAAGGTCTGCGTCTGGATCAACCCGTACATCGCGCAGCAGTCGGCCCTGTTCGCCGAGGGTCGGGACGGCGGGTACCTGGTGAAGCGGCCCGACGGAAGCGTCTGGCAATGGGATATGTGGCAGGCCGGAATGGCCCTGGTGGACTTCACCAATCCGGACGCGGTCCGTTGGTACACCGGGCATCTCGGGCGCCTTCTGGACCAGGGGGTCGATGCCTTCAAGACCGACTTTGGCGAGCGGATCCCGATCGATGTGGTGTGGCACGACGGGTCCGACCCGCTGCGCATGCACAACTACTACACCCAGCTGTACAACCGGGCCGTGTACGAGCTGCTCCGGCAGCGGCGGGGCGATGGCGAAGCCGTGCTGTTCGCTCGGTCGGCCACGGCTGGTGGACAGCAGTTCCCGGTGCACTGGGGCGGCGACTCCGAGTCGAACTATCCGTCCATGGCCGAGACGCTGCGGGGCGGATTGTCATTGGCCTACAGCGGGTTCGGGTATTGGTCGCACGACATCGGCGGCTTCGAGGGCACGCCCGACCCGGCCGTGTTCAAGCGGTGGCTGCCGTTCGGGCTGTTGTCCAGTCACAGCCGCCTGCACGGGAGCGGCTCGGTCCGCGCGCCCTGGGCGTTCGGCGAGGAAGCCGTCGACGTGGCCCGGAAATTCACCCGGCTGAAGCTGTCGCTGATGCCGTACCTGGCCCGGATCGCCTCGGAGACAACCGATCGCGGATATCCGATGCTCCGCCCGATGCTGCTGGAATTCCCCGACGACCGGACCACCGCCCACCTGGACACCCAGTACATGCTGGGTGATTCCCTCCTGGTGGCGCCGGTGTTCTCCGACGACGGCGACGTCGAGTACTACGTGCCGGAAGGCGTCTGGACGCACCTGTTGACCGGCGGCACGGTGACCGGCCCGAGATGGGTCCGGGAGACTCACGGGTACGACTCGGTGCCGCTGCTGGTGCGACCCGGGACCGTGCTGCCGGTCGCGGCCGATGACGGAACCACCGAGTTCGTCGCCGCCGACGGCGTGATCCTGCACCTGTTCGAACTGGCCGTCGGGTTCGAGTCGACGGTTGCCGCGGGCAGCGCGCGCTTCCACGTGCGCCGCACGAGTGAGCGCATCGTGGTGACCAGGACTGCGGGCACCGGCCCGTGGTCGGTGGTGCTCGACGGTGAGGCGACACCCGCCGGCGGGGACGTCTGGGTGCATTAG
- the argG gene encoding argininosuccinate synthase: protein MSKVLTSLPVGERVGIAFSGGLDTSVAVAWMRAKGAIPCTYTADIGQYDEPDLTGVPVRAQQYGAEIARVVDCRAALVEEGLVALACGAFHIRTGGSTYFNTTPLGRAVTGTLLVRAMHSDGVDIWGDGSTYKGNDIERFYRYGLLANPRLRIYKPWLDEAFVTELGGRKEMSEWLLAQGLPYRDSVEKAYSTDANIWGATHEAKQLEFLDTSIEIVEPIMGVAHWDPSVAIATEDVTIGFRQGRPVSINGTDYSDAVALVHEANTIGGRHGLGMSDQIENRIIEAKSRGIYEAPGMALLFIAYERLINGIHNEDTLASYHNDGRRLGRLLYEGRWLDPQSLMLRESLQRWVGNAVTGEVTLRLRRGNDYSILATSGPNFSYHPEKLSMERTQDAAFGPTDRIGQLTMRNLDIADSRAKLELYAGLGQLDAEQTLVGKLEAGASAAIASPQLTPEEAASFAIDPAAMDLGTD from the coding sequence GTGTCCAAAGTCCTCACTTCCCTGCCGGTCGGCGAGCGTGTCGGTATCGCATTCTCCGGTGGCCTCGATACGTCCGTCGCCGTCGCCTGGATGCGCGCCAAGGGCGCGATCCCGTGCACGTACACCGCCGACATCGGCCAGTACGACGAGCCCGACCTGACGGGCGTACCGGTCCGCGCCCAGCAGTACGGGGCCGAGATCGCCCGGGTCGTGGACTGCCGGGCCGCCCTGGTCGAGGAGGGCCTGGTCGCGCTGGCCTGCGGCGCCTTCCACATCCGTACCGGCGGGTCGACGTACTTCAACACCACCCCGCTCGGTCGGGCCGTCACCGGCACCCTGCTGGTCCGGGCGATGCACTCCGACGGGGTCGACATCTGGGGCGACGGGTCGACCTACAAGGGCAACGACATCGAGCGCTTCTACCGCTACGGCCTGCTGGCCAACCCACGGTTGCGCATCTACAAGCCCTGGCTGGACGAGGCCTTCGTCACCGAGCTCGGTGGGCGCAAGGAGATGAGCGAGTGGCTGCTGGCCCAGGGCCTGCCCTACCGCGACAGCGTCGAGAAGGCGTACTCGACCGACGCCAACATCTGGGGCGCCACCCACGAGGCCAAGCAGCTCGAATTCCTGGACACCTCGATCGAGATCGTCGAGCCGATCATGGGGGTGGCGCACTGGGACCCCTCGGTCGCCATCGCCACCGAGGACGTGACCATCGGGTTCCGGCAGGGACGTCCGGTGAGCATCAACGGCACCGACTACTCCGACGCGGTGGCCCTGGTCCACGAGGCCAACACCATCGGCGGCCGGCACGGCCTCGGCATGTCCGACCAGATCGAGAACCGCATCATCGAGGCCAAGTCGCGCGGCATCTACGAGGCACCGGGCATGGCCCTGCTGTTCATCGCCTACGAACGGCTGATCAACGGCATCCACAACGAGGACACCCTGGCCAGCTACCACAACGACGGCCGCCGTCTCGGGCGGCTGCTGTACGAGGGCCGCTGGCTCGACCCCCAGTCGCTGATGCTCCGCGAGTCCCTGCAGCGGTGGGTCGGCAACGCCGTCACCGGCGAGGTCACCCTGCGGCTGCGACGGGGCAACGACTACTCGATCCTGGCCACCTCCGGGCCGAACTTCAGCTACCACCCGGAGAAGCTGTCGATGGAACGCACCCAGGACGCGGCGTTCGGCCCGACCGACCGGATCGGTCAGCTGACGATGCGGAACCTGGACATTGCCGACTCACGGGCCAAGCTGGAGCTCTACGCCGGGCTGGGTCAGCTCGACGCCGAGCAGACGCTGGTCGGCAAGCTGGAGGCTGGTGCCTCCGCGGCCATCGCCAGTCCCCAGCTGACCCCCGAGGAGGCGGCCAGCTTCGCCATCGACCCGGCGGCCATGGACCTGGGCACCGACTGA